A region of Actinomycetota bacterium DNA encodes the following proteins:
- a CDS encoding GNAT family N-acetyltransferase yields MSVAARPMAPKNPPTLTDGVVLLRLPESRDIPTIATGCQDPEVARWTNLPSPYTEQDARAWVDKVTNPVHWWDQPTWVIADTDNRWSGSVHLQPDGHGAATVRFLVAPWLRGRGIATRAVRLACRWGFSSLDLNVVTWRALLGNEAARAVAQSAGFAVHEQPMRRGLVHRGDLMDCWFADLLADDLLEMGGGQVWTGPQLTRREREVLHAMAAGQSNRDIAQTLGISENTVKNHVRSILEKLPARSRMEAVVKGVQEGITRLT; encoded by the coding sequence GTGTCAGTCGCTGCACGGCCCATGGCGCCCAAGAATCCCCCGACGCTGACCGATGGCGTCGTGCTCCTACGCCTGCCAGAGAGTCGCGATATCCCCACAATTGCCACTGGATGTCAGGATCCAGAAGTGGCCCGGTGGACCAATCTTCCCAGCCCTTACACCGAGCAGGATGCTCGCGCGTGGGTGGACAAGGTCACCAATCCGGTGCATTGGTGGGATCAGCCGACTTGGGTGATCGCCGACACTGACAATCGCTGGTCAGGCTCCGTCCACCTGCAGCCAGATGGCCACGGCGCGGCGACCGTCCGCTTCTTGGTTGCTCCATGGTTGCGCGGGCGTGGCATTGCCACGCGTGCCGTGCGGCTGGCTTGCCGCTGGGGCTTCAGCTCTCTGGATCTCAATGTGGTGACCTGGCGAGCACTGCTCGGCAACGAAGCAGCTCGAGCAGTTGCGCAATCAGCCGGATTCGCTGTGCACGAGCAGCCGATGCGCCGTGGCCTAGTGCATAGGGGCGACTTGATGGACTGTTGGTTCGCCGATTTGCTTGCCGATGATCTTCTCGAGATGGGTGGCGGTCAAGTGTGGACCGGACCACAGCTCACTCGACGTGAGCGCGAGGTCTTGCATGCCATGGCCGCCGGGCAATCCAATCGCGACATAGCCCAGACTCTTGGCATAAGTGAGAACACCGTGAAGAACCACGTGCGCAGCATCCTTGAAAAGCTTCCGGCCCGATCCCGCATGGAGGCCGTGGTCAAAGGAGTGCAGGAAGGCATCACTCGGCTCACCTAG
- a CDS encoding phosphoribosyltransferase family protein, with protein sequence MLFIAKLTTAVTGLVQEMADVALSRECLACGREGPVLCLRCRARLPEVPARRDQEPAVWFAGEYEGLLRELVLAHKERGVRALSPILGELLAHGVWAAAPGTEVIALVPIPAHRNSVRIRGRDCLNEVSLAAAKALQSRGRVCTVEPLLHWRRETARHAGQSARGRLDVQEALTARAPRGRADSVIVVDDVITTGATVAEAVRACADAGVQISAVACVASRSLRTR encoded by the coding sequence ATGCTGTTTATCGCAAAGCTGACGACTGCGGTTACGGGCCTTGTTCAGGAAATGGCCGATGTCGCACTCTCACGGGAATGCCTGGCTTGTGGCCGCGAGGGTCCCGTGCTCTGTCTACGTTGCCGAGCGCGACTGCCTGAAGTTCCGGCGAGGCGCGATCAAGAACCTGCAGTGTGGTTCGCGGGGGAGTACGAAGGATTGCTGCGCGAGCTCGTACTTGCTCATAAGGAACGGGGAGTTCGTGCCTTGAGTCCCATTCTAGGAGAGTTGTTGGCGCATGGAGTGTGGGCTGCGGCTCCTGGCACTGAAGTTATTGCGCTTGTTCCGATTCCGGCACACCGCAATTCAGTGCGGATCCGCGGACGAGACTGTTTGAATGAAGTGTCGCTCGCGGCCGCGAAAGCACTGCAGTCGCGCGGTCGAGTCTGCACGGTTGAACCACTGCTGCATTGGCGGCGTGAGACCGCTCGTCACGCCGGTCAGTCGGCTCGTGGCCGACTGGATGTTCAGGAGGCCCTGACCGCGAGAGCCCCTCGCGGTCGGGCAGATTCGGTGATCGTTGTTGACGATGTCATCACGACCGGGGCGACAGTGGCCGAAGCCGTGCGTGCGTGTGCGGATGCTGGAGTTCAGATCAGTGCTGTGGCGTGCGTTGCCAGCCGCAGTCTGCGAACTAGGTGA
- a CDS encoding LpqB family beta-propeller domain-containing protein, which translates to MKALRIATALTAVGLLLSACGVLPWSVTAQVPEGGSIQQGDASAANREDQFIRVIPQSPRKGMTPAEIVQGFLDASAAFENDHEVARQFLTQLSGNAWDPNAGVRVFKGAPDLVSNGPVVRFAAPLAGEISRRGTYQLANANATLNAEFTLEKQSDEWRIAKLPQGLELSTVDVARAFRPLSVYYFNPQYSTLVPDVRMIPVPGNGVATGLIQALLDGPDPWLAPAVKTAFPLGVGLNFDFVGVNSGVAKVDLTADALFASDSVRLVMAQQIVGTLRQLSDVSAVSITSGGQLLTIPGVPYPIPRDEWPSIDPSGLDPGAEAVFANAGGVSKLAKGQAQQIVGYPTSANSAFTQVVVNRSGGLLSGVDALGRVWSALIETNTTWSKLPITRAIQWLEFDANGGLWVWDPFNGLAVWDAPGPIKDISVTGMPYGATLVKAVPSRDGARAALIIRKSGTTSVYLARIERNVETNVRVISGLRPFSPTATGVLDLDWSSANSLAFIGRIGNGDVQAFDLDLASGALAPQGGPENPESIAAAPGLPVLIAAKNGLIYQLDAGTWTVRTPGWSPAYPS; encoded by the coding sequence ATGAAAGCCCTGCGAATTGCAACAGCGCTGACCGCAGTTGGTCTTTTGCTGAGCGCTTGTGGCGTCTTGCCATGGTCGGTTACCGCACAGGTGCCCGAAGGTGGATCGATCCAGCAGGGCGACGCAAGTGCAGCCAATCGCGAGGATCAATTCATCCGAGTCATTCCGCAGAGTCCGCGCAAGGGCATGACACCAGCCGAGATCGTGCAGGGATTCTTGGATGCCTCGGCTGCTTTCGAAAACGATCACGAGGTTGCTCGCCAATTCCTCACTCAGTTATCAGGCAATGCCTGGGATCCAAATGCAGGGGTGCGCGTATTCAAGGGTGCGCCAGACCTCGTGAGCAATGGACCCGTTGTGCGATTCGCTGCTCCACTGGCCGGAGAGATTTCAAGGCGAGGTACGTATCAATTAGCGAATGCAAATGCCACGCTCAACGCTGAGTTCACCCTCGAGAAGCAGAGCGACGAATGGCGCATTGCGAAGCTTCCTCAGGGGCTTGAACTCTCCACGGTCGACGTGGCGCGAGCCTTCCGACCGCTTTCGGTCTACTACTTCAATCCGCAGTACAGCACCTTGGTACCAGATGTCCGCATGATTCCGGTACCGGGCAATGGGGTGGCCACGGGTTTGATTCAGGCGTTACTGGACGGACCCGATCCGTGGTTGGCGCCCGCGGTGAAAACAGCCTTCCCCTTGGGCGTTGGCCTCAATTTTGACTTCGTCGGAGTCAATTCAGGCGTGGCCAAGGTCGATCTCACTGCCGACGCGCTTTTTGCTTCCGACAGTGTCCGTTTGGTGATGGCGCAGCAGATCGTCGGGACTCTGCGTCAACTGTCTGATGTGAGTGCAGTCAGCATCACCTCTGGAGGACAGCTCCTGACCATTCCTGGAGTGCCCTATCCAATCCCGCGCGATGAGTGGCCAAGTATTGACCCGTCCGGGCTTGATCCAGGTGCTGAAGCTGTGTTTGCGAATGCAGGCGGTGTCTCCAAGCTTGCCAAGGGTCAGGCGCAGCAGATCGTCGGCTATCCGACTTCTGCGAACTCAGCATTTACCCAAGTCGTGGTGAATCGCTCTGGAGGACTGCTGTCTGGAGTGGACGCTCTTGGCCGGGTCTGGAGCGCATTGATCGAGACCAACACCACTTGGTCGAAGTTGCCGATCACGCGAGCAATCCAGTGGCTGGAGTTCGACGCCAATGGTGGGCTGTGGGTGTGGGATCCATTCAATGGGCTAGCGGTCTGGGATGCACCTGGACCGATCAAGGACATTTCGGTTACGGGCATGCCCTACGGCGCGACCTTGGTCAAGGCAGTTCCCTCGCGAGATGGAGCCAGAGCGGCACTCATCATTCGAAAGTCTGGAACGACCTCGGTCTATTTGGCACGCATTGAACGAAACGTTGAAACTAATGTGCGAGTGATCTCCGGTCTGCGCCCATTTTCGCCAACCGCAACTGGAGTGCTTGATCTTGATTGGTCAAGCGCAAACTCGCTGGCCTTCATCGGCCGGATTGGCAATGGCGATGTGCAGGCCTTTGATCTTGACCTGGCTTCTGGCGCGCTCGCCCCACAAGGCGGGCCCGAAAATCCGGAGTCCATTGCTGCCGCGCCTGGACTTCCCGTGCTCATCGCTGCCAAGAACGGCCTCATCTATCAACTCGATGCCGGCACCTGGACAGTCCGCACACCCGGCTGGTCGCCCGCTTATCCGAGTTGA
- the mtrB gene encoding MtrAB system histidine kinase MtrB — MTAFLHVWHRFTAALSRVAGPFRWVKRGWRGSLLLRITTITLVSSFVVLTVLGVTLLSKVTTGLMGAKEETSISEASAGLIEAQRLIEAAEALPTAPSPGRQVDAIVAGLGSHGGSPAQFDILLLAAVPGQSLPERGTNLVSTSSIDPELRLALLDSQSQLWTYDPINYINGFTVPGLVVGAPLDIPSLGEYNLYYLFPLTQEQQTLDLVRGAVLLTGALLLVLLTLIARLVTRLVVNPVREAARTAALLAEGQLSERMTVRGEDELAQLATTFNDMASSLQQQIKQLEELSRVQQRFVADVSHELRTPLTTIRMAADLMFERRVEFDAATSRAAELLQDQLDRFEELLVDLLEISRFDAGAAVLDVEACDVNALVARAVEQARPLAVRIDTSLDFLPSDFSSVVAADSRRINRVVRNLLDNAIEHSDGKGVLVTVGADEEAVAVTVRDFGLGLRPGESGLVFNRFWRADPARARTTGGTGLGLSIAYEDARLHGGWLEAWGEPGQGSNFRLTLPRAVRGPLMESPLPLIPVNFEAIESEDPSALRLDAIPRPASQGFQLPPRSGRT; from the coding sequence TTGACCGCGTTCCTCCATGTGTGGCATCGCTTTACTGCAGCACTGAGTCGGGTTGCTGGTCCATTTCGATGGGTCAAGCGCGGCTGGCGAGGTTCTTTGCTGCTGCGCATTACGACGATCACCCTGGTCTCCTCATTCGTCGTGCTCACAGTCCTAGGGGTGACCTTGCTGAGCAAGGTCACAACTGGATTGATGGGCGCAAAGGAGGAGACCTCGATCTCGGAGGCCTCCGCAGGCTTGATTGAGGCGCAACGACTCATTGAGGCCGCTGAGGCCTTGCCGACTGCGCCGTCGCCCGGGCGCCAGGTCGATGCGATCGTCGCGGGCCTTGGATCGCACGGCGGTTCGCCTGCGCAATTCGACATCCTGCTGCTTGCCGCCGTACCAGGGCAGTCGCTCCCAGAGCGCGGCACAAACCTGGTGTCAACGTCAAGCATTGATCCAGAACTTCGACTGGCGTTATTGGATAGTCAGAGCCAACTCTGGACTTACGACCCGATCAATTACATCAACGGCTTCACTGTACCCGGCCTCGTCGTTGGTGCTCCGCTAGATATTCCGTCACTGGGCGAATACAACTTGTACTACCTATTTCCGCTCACTCAGGAGCAGCAGACCTTGGATCTCGTGCGAGGTGCTGTGCTGCTCACGGGTGCGTTGCTCTTGGTGTTGCTCACCCTTATTGCTCGCCTTGTTACGCGATTGGTGGTGAACCCTGTTCGTGAGGCAGCGCGTACTGCTGCGCTACTTGCCGAAGGCCAGTTGTCCGAACGAATGACCGTGCGTGGCGAAGACGAACTCGCACAGCTGGCAACAACGTTCAATGACATGGCATCCAGCCTGCAGCAGCAGATCAAGCAACTCGAAGAGTTGTCGCGAGTGCAACAACGATTTGTCGCCGATGTCTCACATGAGTTGCGCACCCCTCTGACGACCATCCGAATGGCAGCAGATCTCATGTTCGAACGTCGGGTGGAGTTTGATGCGGCAACTTCGCGCGCAGCCGAACTTCTGCAAGACCAACTCGACCGCTTTGAGGAACTCCTGGTCGATCTCCTGGAGATCTCTCGATTTGATGCTGGCGCTGCGGTGCTTGATGTCGAGGCTTGTGACGTGAATGCGTTGGTTGCGCGCGCTGTAGAGCAAGCGCGGCCATTGGCAGTGCGCATCGACACTAGTTTGGATTTCCTGCCATCGGACTTTTCGTCCGTCGTGGCCGCCGACAGCAGGCGAATCAATCGAGTGGTGCGCAACTTGCTCGACAACGCCATTGAGCACAGCGACGGCAAGGGTGTTCTTGTGACCGTCGGCGCCGACGAGGAAGCAGTGGCAGTCACGGTGCGCGATTTCGGCTTGGGACTGCGGCCAGGCGAATCCGGCCTGGTATTCAATCGCTTCTGGAGAGCCGATCCGGCGCGGGCACGCACCACCGGAGGCACCGGGCTCGGCCTTTCGATTGCGTATGAAGACGCCCGCTTGCACGGAGGCTGGCTGGAAGCTTGGGGAGAGCCCGGTCAAGGCTCAAACTTCCGACTGACCTTGCCGCGCGCGGTGCGAGGGCCGCTGATGGAGTCGCCTTTGCCCCTGATCCCTGTCAACTTCGAGGCAATCGAATCCGAAGACCCCTCGGCACTGCGGCTGGATGCGATTCCTCGTCCGGCTTCTCAAGGATTTCAATTGCCACCACGATCGGGGCGCACATGA
- the mtrA gene encoding MtrAB system response regulator MtrA: MDHPSDSGSLGKVLVVDDDAALSEMLGIVLRQEGFSAEFCADGALALDRFRTFQPDIVLLDVMLPGMNGIEICRAIRKESGVPIVMLTARSDTVDVVVGLESGADDYVVKPFKPRELIARLRARVRRGDDAAAQPLAIDDLKIDVSGHKVARDGEMLSLTPLEFDLLVCLARKPGQVFTREALLHDVWGYQHAADTRLVNVHVQRLRSKVERDPERPEYVLTVRGIGYKAGPA; this comes from the coding sequence ATGGATCATCCTTCGGACTCTGGCTCACTGGGCAAGGTTCTTGTGGTCGATGACGATGCGGCTCTGTCGGAGATGTTGGGCATTGTGCTGCGCCAGGAGGGATTCTCCGCGGAGTTTTGCGCTGACGGCGCCTTGGCTCTTGACCGATTCAGGACTTTTCAGCCAGACATTGTGCTGCTTGATGTCATGCTCCCTGGGATGAATGGCATTGAGATTTGTCGAGCCATTCGCAAGGAGTCTGGCGTTCCAATCGTGATGCTTACCGCTCGCAGCGACACCGTCGATGTCGTGGTGGGGCTTGAATCGGGAGCCGATGACTATGTGGTCAAGCCCTTTAAGCCGCGTGAGCTGATTGCTCGGCTTCGCGCCCGAGTTCGCCGCGGCGACGACGCAGCTGCGCAGCCGCTGGCCATTGACGATCTCAAGATCGATGTTTCAGGTCACAAGGTTGCCCGCGATGGCGAGATGCTGTCGCTCACGCCCTTGGAGTTCGATCTGCTCGTGTGTCTGGCGCGAAAGCCAGGTCAGGTATTCACACGCGAAGCTTTGCTGCACGATGTCTGGGGCTATCAGCACGCGGCCGATACCCGATTGGTCAATGTGCACGTGCAGCGGCTGCGTTCCAAAGTCGAGCGTGATCCTGAGCGACCTGAGTATGTGCTCACTGTGCGAGGGATTGGCTATAAGGCGGGACCCGCTTGA
- a CDS encoding PAS domain-containing protein, which yields MLPVVVGAIWFSYANKIIDEVNGYNTQSTILSSSESSRETLNYNLKAAAGGYIASDSNQMLASLEQLNPGYKVELNKVTSPHAPGTAELQASIVTYTAEAKKAVDLALSSAYTAEGVRAIIQNPAFKQADEEVALSIAAAHLGLAQATGRGNDNWKFVITAELVMTLFITVLAIVLSLVSERAIKRADESEQARHQDRINLATEPFTHVIATMDDGVLILSDDQKILHANLSAQALLGIGVTVGSTYNIPTDGRIEIRKTDGSTSVASATTSTAVAGGQSVTVLTIREN from the coding sequence GTGCTCCCCGTTGTCGTGGGGGCCATCTGGTTCAGTTACGCAAACAAGATCATTGACGAGGTCAATGGCTACAACACCCAGTCGACGATTCTGAGCAGCTCCGAATCCAGCCGGGAGACCCTGAACTACAACCTCAAGGCTGCAGCCGGTGGCTACATCGCAAGCGATAGCAATCAAATGCTCGCCTCCCTTGAACAACTCAACCCTGGTTACAAGGTTGAGTTGAACAAAGTGACCAGCCCACATGCCCCCGGAACTGCTGAGCTCCAGGCCTCAATCGTGACCTACACAGCAGAGGCCAAGAAGGCAGTCGACCTCGCCCTCTCATCGGCCTACACCGCTGAAGGCGTTCGCGCGATCATCCAAAATCCGGCATTCAAGCAAGCGGACGAAGAAGTCGCTCTCTCAATCGCCGCTGCCCATCTGGGTCTGGCTCAAGCAACCGGCCGAGGCAATGACAACTGGAAGTTCGTCATCACAGCCGAGTTGGTGATGACTTTGTTCATCACCGTGCTGGCAATCGTGCTGTCACTGGTGAGCGAACGAGCAATCAAACGAGCCGACGAAAGTGAGCAGGCTCGTCATCAGGATCGAATCAACCTGGCCACTGAGCCGTTCACCCATGTCATCGCCACGATGGATGACGGAGTGCTCATCCTCTCCGACGATCAGAAGATTCTGCATGCCAATCTGAGCGCGCAAGCATTGCTCGGCATCGGTGTGACCGTCGGATCCACGTACAACATCCCTACCGACGGTCGAATCGAAATTCGCAAGACGGACGGCTCGACAAGCGTTGCCTCAGCGACGACTTCGACCGCCGTCGCCGGTGGCCAATCGGTCACAGTGCTGACGATTCGCGAGAACTAA
- a CDS encoding VOC family protein: protein MSEILGLATVIFPTADLQASRTWWQQALGKEPYFDEPFYVGFDLNGYELGINPGAPIDNGPVTYLRTENIERAFSQFIDNGCTIVGGISAVGEGIRVGELRNPEGFVFGVIENPNFTK, encoded by the coding sequence ATGAGCGAAATCCTGGGCCTTGCCACGGTCATCTTTCCCACTGCTGATCTGCAGGCATCCAGGACTTGGTGGCAGCAAGCACTGGGCAAGGAGCCGTACTTTGATGAGCCCTTCTACGTGGGATTCGATCTCAATGGCTATGAGCTCGGCATCAATCCGGGTGCGCCGATTGACAACGGTCCGGTTACCTATTTGCGCACCGAGAACATCGAACGGGCGTTCTCGCAGTTCATCGACAACGGTTGCACAATTGTTGGTGGGATCAGCGCCGTTGGTGAGGGCATTCGCGTAGGCGAACTGCGCAACCCCGAAGGCTTTGTATTCGGCGTGATCGAGAACCCAAACTTCACCAAGTGA
- a CDS encoding DUF2817 domain-containing protein, with protein sequence MHFYRRASSAIAVGLVFGVLAVSGFELGAVVADSSSTQQMIGKSVKGRAIVATHLGPNSAPIRIVVLGQMHGNEPAGRRVVSLLEARNLPTDVQLWLISTVNPDGSALGTRRNAHKVDLNRNFPNHWKITKKRSPYYAGPRVASEPETQGLMAFLSAVKPTAVISFHQSFGMVDDPYPRGHAAAKKLGELLGLRTGIVPCRGVCNGTMTGWVNAELQAIGITVELRSNVTPAAAQRAATAVIGLGAWLAGTPVPIPSPSSTSTPTPVPTPSLGPTPIPLPTVVVEPSPSA encoded by the coding sequence ATGCATTTCTACCGACGGGCTTCTTCCGCGATTGCTGTTGGACTCGTGTTCGGCGTGCTCGCAGTTTCAGGATTTGAACTCGGGGCAGTCGTCGCTGATTCGAGCTCAACGCAGCAAATGATCGGAAAGTCAGTAAAGGGTCGTGCCATAGTCGCGACTCATCTGGGGCCGAACTCCGCACCTATTCGCATCGTGGTTCTCGGGCAGATGCATGGCAATGAGCCTGCCGGGCGCAGAGTGGTGAGCCTGCTGGAAGCCCGTAATCTGCCGACGGATGTCCAACTCTGGTTGATATCGACTGTGAATCCTGATGGCTCTGCTCTAGGCACTCGCCGCAATGCCCACAAGGTCGACCTCAATCGCAATTTCCCAAATCACTGGAAGATAACCAAGAAGCGTTCGCCCTATTACGCGGGACCGCGTGTTGCCAGCGAGCCCGAGACCCAAGGACTTATGGCCTTTCTGAGCGCAGTCAAGCCGACAGCAGTCATCTCATTTCATCAGTCGTTCGGCATGGTCGATGACCCGTACCCACGTGGGCATGCCGCCGCGAAGAAGTTGGGGGAGTTGCTTGGTCTGCGTACCGGCATTGTCCCGTGCCGCGGTGTCTGCAACGGAACAATGACCGGCTGGGTAAATGCCGAACTGCAAGCCATCGGCATCACCGTCGAACTGCGATCGAATGTGACACCAGCTGCCGCACAACGCGCTGCGACTGCCGTCATTGGGCTTGGAGCCTGGCTCGCGGGTACGCCCGTCCCGATTCCCTCGCCGTCCTCGACAAGCACGCCGACACCAGTTCCGACACCAAGCCTTGGGCCCACACCAATACCTCTGCCAACAGTCGTGGTTGAGCCAAGCCCAAGCGCGTAG
- a CDS encoding NAD(P)-binding domain-containing protein, with amino-acid sequence MRLAILGTGSVGQNIAARCVELGHEVAMGTRDPQATLARTNSDSERSQNFAEWAAEHPPIRVLSFRAAAMFGDVVVNATSGSVTLEALHAAGADNLAGKVLIDVTNPLDFSAGFPPTLTVKDTDSLGEQIQREFPDAKVVKSLNTLTASLMVNPRELAGGEHSVFVSGDDPEAKQMVADLLHEFGHTDVIDLGDITTARGTEMWLPLWLRLMRVLGTANFNVKVVR; translated from the coding sequence ATGCGTCTGGCAATTCTTGGAACCGGATCAGTCGGGCAGAACATTGCAGCCCGATGCGTTGAGCTCGGCCACGAGGTCGCGATGGGCACGCGTGACCCCCAAGCGACATTGGCGCGTACCAACTCCGACAGCGAACGCAGCCAGAACTTTGCTGAATGGGCTGCCGAGCATCCGCCGATACGGGTGCTCTCCTTCAGGGCTGCTGCAATGTTCGGTGATGTCGTGGTGAACGCCACGTCGGGTTCTGTGACCCTGGAAGCGCTGCATGCAGCGGGAGCAGACAATCTTGCTGGCAAGGTGCTGATCGATGTGACGAATCCACTCGACTTTTCAGCTGGCTTCCCGCCTACCTTGACCGTCAAGGACACCGATTCCCTCGGAGAGCAGATTCAACGGGAATTTCCAGATGCGAAGGTGGTCAAGTCACTCAATACCCTGACGGCGAGTCTCATGGTCAATCCACGTGAACTCGCGGGTGGCGAGCACAGCGTCTTTGTCTCCGGTGATGATCCTGAGGCCAAGCAGATGGTTGCTGATCTTCTGCATGAGTTCGGCCACACCGATGTCATCGACCTCGGTGACATCACCACAGCACGCGGCACTGAGATGTGGCTACCACTTTGGCTTCGCCTCATGAGGGTACTTGGAACGGCCAACTTCAACGTCAAAGTCGTGCGCTGA
- the ahcY gene encoding adenosylhomocysteinase: protein MSVFKADGSPDFKVANLDLAEFGRDEIRLAEHEMPGLMAMRAEYGASKPLTGARITGSLHMTIQTAVLIETLVDLGADVRWASCNIFSTQDHAAAAIVIGRDGTVAKPNGVPVYAWKGESLEEYWWCTEQILEWPDGSGPNMILDDGGDATLLVHKGREFELAGVVPATDESDSEEYRVILHTLRESLANFPDRFTTIAAGIKGVTEETTTGVHRLYEMLRAGELLFPAINVNDSVTKSKFDNKYGCRHSLIDGINRATDTLIGGKVAVVCGYGDVGKGSAESLRGQGARVIITEIDPICALQAAMDGYQVARIEDVIGLADIFITATGCYDVITAEHMERMKHQAIVGNIGHFDNEIDIAGLATLPGIKRKTIKPQVDEWTFADGHSIIMLSEGRLLNLGNATGHPSFVMSNSFTNQVLAQIELFTKLDQYPLGVYTLPKHLDEKVARLHLDALGVGLTELTKQQAEYLGVDVVGPYKPDHYRY, encoded by the coding sequence ATGTCCGTGTTCAAAGCTGATGGCAGTCCAGACTTCAAGGTCGCCAATCTGGATCTAGCTGAGTTTGGCCGCGATGAAATTCGTCTGGCCGAGCATGAGATGCCTGGGCTCATGGCAATGCGCGCCGAGTATGGCGCTAGCAAGCCACTGACCGGCGCCCGCATTACTGGTTCACTCCATATGACCATTCAGACAGCTGTGCTGATCGAAACTCTGGTTGATCTTGGTGCCGATGTGCGGTGGGCTTCATGCAACATCTTCTCAACTCAAGATCACGCTGCTGCCGCGATCGTCATCGGTCGTGACGGCACGGTCGCAAAGCCCAATGGTGTGCCGGTGTATGCCTGGAAGGGCGAATCACTCGAGGAGTACTGGTGGTGCACGGAGCAGATTCTGGAATGGCCAGATGGCAGCGGCCCGAACATGATTCTCGACGATGGTGGCGACGCCACCCTGCTCGTGCACAAGGGTCGCGAATTCGAGCTGGCCGGCGTGGTGCCTGCAACAGATGAGAGTGACTCTGAGGAGTACCGAGTCATCCTGCACACCCTGCGTGAATCACTGGCGAACTTCCCTGACCGATTCACCACGATCGCTGCTGGTATCAAGGGCGTGACCGAAGAAACCACCACGGGTGTTCATCGTCTGTACGAGATGCTGCGCGCGGGCGAGCTGCTCTTCCCAGCCATCAATGTCAATGACTCGGTGACCAAGAGCAAGTTCGACAACAAGTACGGCTGCCGTCACTCGCTCATCGATGGCATCAACCGGGCGACTGACACCCTCATCGGCGGCAAGGTGGCTGTGGTCTGTGGCTATGGCGACGTTGGCAAGGGTTCGGCTGAGTCACTGCGCGGACAGGGCGCTCGGGTGATCATCACCGAGATTGATCCCATCTGTGCGCTCCAGGCCGCAATGGACGGCTACCAGGTTGCTCGCATTGAAGATGTCATCGGCTTGGCCGACATCTTCATCACCGCCACGGGCTGCTACGACGTCATCACTGCTGAGCACATGGAGCGGATGAAGCATCAGGCGATCGTGGGCAACATCGGTCACTTCGACAATGAGATCGACATCGCCGGGCTCGCAACACTGCCGGGCATCAAGCGCAAGACCATCAAGCCACAGGTTGATGAGTGGACTTTCGCCGATGGTCACTCGATCATCATGCTTTCCGAGGGCCGCTTGTTGAACCTCGGCAACGCCACCGGTCACCCGTCGTTCGTGATGAGCAACTCCTTCACCAATCAGGTGCTCGCGCAGATCGAGCTGTTCACCAAGCTGGATCAATACCCACTTGGTGTCTACACCCTGCCCAAGCACCTCGACGAGAAGGTTGCCCGCCTGCACCTTGATGCCCTCGGCGTTGGGCTGACCGAGCTCACCAAGCAACAGGCCGAGTACCTCGGCGTGGATGTTGTCGGGCCATACAAGCCGGACCATTATCGATACTGA
- a CDS encoding DUF998 domain-containing protein: MQFMPRWGLLTAAAAPILLVAGWTIAARLQTNGFDSTTQTISALAGADATDGWLMTTALAGVGVSQIGTALALKPAARAGRVVLGTGGVFTLLVAMSPLPTAGQAAPLHGVVAAGSFAALAAWPLLSWQRGASTPWALRPAVAMTAGSVLVVATGWFFASVVSDAPKVGLAERSAAVVLNLWPLAAAASIWRFQRRR, encoded by the coding sequence ATGCAATTCATGCCGCGCTGGGGTCTGCTCACTGCAGCGGCCGCCCCGATTCTTCTGGTCGCTGGCTGGACGATTGCGGCACGCCTTCAAACCAATGGATTTGATTCCACCACCCAAACCATCAGCGCTCTGGCTGGAGCCGATGCCACTGATGGTTGGTTGATGACCACTGCCCTGGCTGGAGTCGGCGTCAGTCAGATCGGCACTGCCCTGGCACTGAAGCCCGCAGCACGCGCCGGTCGGGTTGTGCTGGGCACAGGCGGAGTGTTCACTCTTCTGGTGGCAATGAGCCCACTGCCCACAGCAGGCCAAGCCGCACCACTACACGGGGTGGTGGCTGCCGGATCTTTCGCTGCCTTGGCCGCCTGGCCGCTCCTGAGCTGGCAGCGAGGCGCTTCCACTCCCTGGGCACTGCGTCCAGCTGTCGCGATGACTGCCGGAAGCGTTCTTGTGGTTGCCACTGGGTGGTTCTTCGCTTCGGTTGTCAGTGACGCGCCGAAGGTCGGCCTGGCCGAGCGCAGCGCTGCCGTGGTGCTGAACTTGTGGCCTCTTGCAGCCGCTGCGTCGATCTGGCGATTCCAGCGCAGACGCTAG